CTTATCAATTAAGTTTCCCAATTATTATTCATCTCCACTTCCATTTCGGTTTCAAGCTAAATGGCTGAAGTCCGCAGAATTTGAGGAATTTCTTGAAGAAAAAATAAcggaatattttaattttaattaagacCAGACCAGTGCATCAATAAAATGGGAAGCATTTAAAGCCTATATAAGGGGGGAAATAATGAGCTACACTCGGCATAAATCTAAAATACATCTAAATAAATTGAAAGACATTGACAAGCAAATAAAGGAACTGCAGGACCAGCTGTATTACTGTGATGACACTGAAAATTATAAAAAGCTTCTCCTATTAAAATCTCAATATAATGAACTCACTACCAATAAAATAGCAACTAGTTTACTGTGGTTGAAACAGTCATACTATGATCAGGGTGAGAAGGCAGGAAAACTCCTGGCTTGGAGgcttaaaaaaatacagaaaagtaGGGATATTAATTCAATTGTACTTGACAATGGAGAGAATTTAGTGGatccaaaatgtataaatgacGCTTTTGCAGaatattatgaaaatgtatatacatcCCAATATCCAGATAATATGGATAAACAGGATCAGTTTCTGGACCAACTTCAATTCCCAACCTTGTCTGAGGAAACTAAAAATGGTCTAGATGGAAAACTGAGCATTCAAGAACTTAAGGAGGCACTTGCCCATATGAATACAGGCAAAGCCCCTGGCCCTGATGGCCTGTCTATTGAGCTTTATAAGAGATTTTCAGATAAATTATTACCTCATCTACTTGAAATGTATAATGAGTCCTATGAGAAGGGCATCCTACCCCCATCCTTAAGATTGGCAGCTATTTCACCTCTGTTAAAACCAGGTAAAGCTCCGACAGACATGGGCTCATACAGGCCTATATCCTTGATGTCATGTGACACCAAAATACTATGCAAGGCTCTAGCTCGGAGGATTGAATCACATATTCCTAATTTAATTTCGAACGACCAAAATGGATTTGTTCTTGGCCGCCAAGCTTTTCACAATACCCGCCGATTATTGAATATATTATACGAAAAACAGTTTGCCATGGATCATGCTTTTCTGTCATTagatgccgaaaaggcgtttgacaGGATCGAATGGTGTTTTCTTTTTGGAACACTCAAAAGATTTGGCTTgggagaaaaatatttgaaatggaTTCAATTACTATATACAGAGCCCATAGCCAAAGTTGTAACACACAGCcagttatcgagaccttttagcCTATGTAGATCGACACGACAAGGACGCCCATTATCGCCCCTTCTTTTCTTGTTTGCTATCGAGCCACTCGCTATGGCAATACGTAATTCCCCTGATATTACTGGTATTCAAATCGGGGGAACAGAACATCGATTGTCTCTTTTTGCAGATGACGTCATTTTGTTCTTAACTGATCTAGGGAGGTCTGTCCAGGCTGTTGGCCAAATTCTGAAGATGTTTGGTGAATTCTCAGGGTATAAAATTAACCAAAAGAAAAGCTCCCTGATAATGCTGAACAAAAATAACCCTACAATACAGACACAATTTACATGTACCTATGAAGGCTTCACTTACctggaaattaaaataaatcctgACATAAAGAAAATTGTATCTATTAATTATGATCCCTTAGTAAAAAATGTATTGGATTCCTTAGAAAGATGGGGTAGGATGCCAATTTCTATGATAGGTcgcattaatattattaaaatgtccaTTCTCCCAAAATTCTTATATCTTTTCCAGTCCATCCCCTTACACATTCCAGCCTCCTCCTTTTCCTCCTTGAATAAAACCTTTACCAAATGTATATGGAATAGTAAACGCCCCAGGCTGCGGCTCTCCCTTCTATATCTGCCCTATGACCGAGGGGGGCTTAGCTTGCCTAATGTTAAGTTGTACTATTGGGCAGCTCAAGTTGTGCTGCTACTTATTATTTTTCTACCACTGATACACCATCTTGGATACACATTGAGAACAATACATTGAAGCTACCTTTGACAAATTATCTTTATGCAGCTGAAAtcaaacaattattaaaaaacacGAAAAATCCTTTTCTCTAAAATACAATATCAATCTGGCACCAATCTCATTCTGCCTTGTCGGAGGTATCTAAGCTCTCATGTTTGTCGCCAATTTGGGGAAATTATAGATTTAAAGTATTGATGTCTTTTGAGCAATTGGTAAATAAATATGGTTTgcccaaaaaacatttttttaagtacTTACAGGTTAGAAGTTTCATTACTACCCAACTAAAGTCTACTGTGAAACCCCCACTCTCCACTATAGAGAACATAGCCATTAACCATCATCAGAGTAGAGGCCTGCTTTCcaaattttacaacattttacaacTTTCCTCAAAAGAAAGTAGTCTTTCCTATTTACAAGCATGGAAATCTGATTTACAAACAGAAATTTCAGATGATGAGTGGAACAATTCTTGCCTGTTTGCACAGACGCAAACTATTAACACCAGGTTTAGATTGCTGCAGTACAAATGGTTATTTAGAACCTATATTACTCCTGTAAAACTTCACCATTTTAATTCTAATATTCCTGATGTCTGTGTAAAATGTGGTGTAGACAAGGGCACTCTTCTTCATTGTATGTGGCAGTGTCCGGAACTTCAGACTTTTTGGAAGGAGGTTACTACATTTATTTCCTGTTTGATTGAATGTAACATGCCAATGGACGGTAAACTCTGTTTGCTGCACATCTTTCCTAAAGGGACTACCAAAAAGAGGAATCTTGTTAGTTTCGGCTTATTGCAGGCTAAACATGTAATCGCTCTGAACTGGAAGGACACAGAAAGACTAAAGATAAACCAGTGGATTAAACTAATGTCTAGCAACCTGGCACTGGAGAAACTGACCTATATTGCGAGAGGGAAACTTGAGGATTTTAAAGATATGTGGTTGCCTTTCTTGCGCCTTGTAAAAGCCTGTGACATGTAAACTATATTTTTTGATGGAGTGAGCATGGGGTTCTAGGGTGGGGGGAggctttgtcttttttttctttttctttttatgtttctctTTGTACATCCTTTCTTTTGTATGTctgaaaaatgtttaaaattcaataaagatatctgtgaaaaaaaaaaaaaagtgttgccaGGTTAATGTTTTCACACCCAGCTGGGCAATTTCGAAAATGCAGATGCAAGTTTTTTTTGGACACTTTTAAAATCTATAGCGGTCTCCAAAAGGTTGACAATAAAGACTAGAAAATGCAATGTCTGCTTGATGTATAATGATCCCGGGATTGTGGACCTGCACTGTTTTGAAGACTTTACTGTGTTCCAATCATGCTGGATTTCAATGTCATTAGATGACAAATGGAACTGGTTCTTGTGCGTCACATGACGCCATCGATACACTCTCCATATGATTTTCTAGTTTGTTTCAGATTATCATTGAATAACCACTTAAAAttggatctgttcctcacccaaagatcatatggcttcagatgaCATGCAGAAAAGTGTGTGATttgaatggaaaacatttatgatgcttttacattgatttatttcattttggagcttgatggATCAAGTCACCTTtccctttcattatatggaaaaaatgaccacgatattcttaaaaaaattacatttaaatgttgtgttccacggaggaagaaaaaaaagtcaaaagtaATTGAAGTaaaataagggtgaataaataattacagaattttcactcttgggtgaacaatccctttaactgtCTAAATCATTTTGGGGCTACTGTCAACAATTGACACAGTTTAACACAGTTAAACCATTTGATTATTCAAAGATAGATTGGGACAGACCTTGAACAGGAGGTTGCCTGGAGGTGGATGGCTGTGTACAGGTGCTGTTCTCTTTAGAGATGGATAGTTGGGTGGATGTGGAGCTTTCTGTAGAGGTGGAGCTCTCATTTGATTGCTGTGTGAGGATGAGGGGATCATCCTCTATTTTCACGGACTGGATTTCTTGAAATCCACCTTCCACGTCATCCACTTCATTGTCTTCAACAGACAAACCCTTAAGGTTAGAAATTTCACACAGCTATCACAACTAAAACGGCTTATATTAAAGAGTTTCCATGCATTCTTCGATCAAGCACTTAGCTGCTCTTTACATTTACTTCATGCATTATTTTCTTCCAATGGATGTTCTTAAATTCTTCTTATTCATTATAGTCCATTTTTGAATTAACTTATGAtcttagattattttatttttatgtctatTTTTTTGTTAAGTATTATACCAGTTTGAATTAACACTGTGATTAAACTGTTATAAACTTGCATTGCTTAGATCCCAATAAACACAGATCCGGTCCCCATTTTTTGTGAACCAAATCCTAACATATTAGGAACACTCTCTTTAGGTTCCAATTTTTAACAACCATGAACTAATGTTCCTAGAACTTTGATGGGAGATTTTGGTGTGACAATCTAAAAAGAACGTAAAAAACGTTCTCTAATGCGGTTTTTTTTAGGCGGCCAATGACCGAAGGTGCTGGATCTCTATTGTTATTTGTTAGGATTTTTATTAGGGTTAGTGTTTGAGTCAGGCACATGCATAATTTCATCAATTTGTGATGCTAGTGGGCACAATAACTTAAAGTCCTATTTGTGCAACTGTGATTAAAGCATTTAGGGTTATGGGTTTGATTTACGGTTAGGGTTCCACAGGACCTTTTCTGTCAAATctgattatttttttcatttttccatATGTGCTTGGCCCCCGATAATTGCCGCTTGCTgccatatttttgttttattcttataaccataaactaacttTCCTAGAACgctgcagggaggtttttgtaaGACAACCAAAAAAGGTCAGCTATGGTTATACTAGTGTACCATACATCTATAATTGTATGTTATCTATAACTGATATGATGATTTTAATATTTccagatttatttgtttttttttcaacaaaccTTCTATACCCTTAGAAAAAAGTATGTGACAGTACTGTGGTATTACCAGTACCATTCTACACTGTTTGAAGAGGAAATAAAATTGAAAATCTggaaataaaaattactttgaaGCAAAATGCAAATAGAAGCATTGTGCCTAGTGCTCCCATAATTTTGGACACCACTGTATAACATCGTactgtattattgtattattatattattcataTTCCATGGATAGTCCAATGGTATAAACAAGCACAATGAAAGGATTCTTTAGTGTGCTCAAGGGCAGCAAATACACACTTTAACTCACCATCATCACATTCATCCTCAAAAAGGAAACATTTGCTTTCCGATAGAGGGGATCCGACTTTGAAGTCGATGTCAACTTCGGCTTGGTTTGACATCACCAAAGGTCTATGTCCGAAAATGTCTTCCATTGTATCAAAATGCTTAAAAGCTGCATTCGAGCTggtttgatttagtttttttgccTTATAGTAAATGGATTTGAGTGTTTTCCAGCGGTGTTTCACCTGATCACATGAGCGCACAAATCCAGCCTGTTTGTGTTTAGCACAAACCTTCCTAAAAATGAGACTGTTGCGGTTCTTACGCCCGTCTTTATAACGATCTATATTCATCtcttttaatgtttgtaaaagaAAATCTGTCTCCTCCTCGCTCCAAAAATGTGTGCTTCTTCGGACGCTTGACATCTCGAACTGCCCACAATAAATGTCTAATGAACACAATGAGGTGTTTAATTGAGGCAAAATTCAGATTAATGTCAATTGTTTGATTCGGATTTCAACGCGCCGAACGGAGAATGGTTTCCACGAGGATTTGTACCGCCCCTAAAGACCACAGCCAATCATAAGGCTCCGCTCCGCCCCCAGGCTTTCGAATGTCCCAATACGATTGGTTGTGATGTGCTCGACAGCCTGTCAGTAAATGTACGGGCACATTTCTCTGTCCTCTGCAATCGGATTATAGCATTCTCATGACGCATAGCCTAGAAAATCATGGCCCAAATACTTATGTTTATTCACTGACCGCCTTTATAAGCACGTTTGTTGGGTACAGCAATACATATGAAACCTAAAGGTCGGCATGTTTGCTGTTACTATTGCAACCCTGACCAGAATGGAAATGTGAACTTGTGGACATGTTGTAGAGAACAAGTTTTTATTTAGAATCAGCATTGCAGTATATTCTTTTAAGCACAGTATTCATGCATCCtatttcatcatttatttgttttcaatgacagccaAGGGTGaagattttactttattttattattgttttggaAACTACGCCCCTCACGACagaatttgacattttgatattaaaatattactgtttctaaatgaaataaattatcagaTTAAGAGGCATTAATACAAATACTAATTCGTACAACATCACTAATCAATTATCATTTACAGCTACGTACGTGTATCTGAATATGAAATGGCTTGTTctgaaacaaaacaacacaagacTACTAGTTTTTATACAAATCGCATCGCTGTCCCTGTATTACCTTCATGGACCAACAGGGGGCACTGTTTAGCAGAAAACGTATCGTGTCTGTGACTTATATTTTGAAAAATCTCGATCGTTGCTGCTACGTCCACTGCTTTCACTGATGGAAATGTCACGAAATAATACATGTTCTTTGCTTTTAACGTGTTCGACGACTTCATAAGCTAATTAAGAGTGCATGTtaattatatatgaatgtatgtatttgACAGAAAAATGTAAATCTAATCGACGATAGCTGTTGTTATGGGCGACTCACTGAATATGTATGAATGAAATTGCGTCTGGCTTCATGCGTGTTTTAATGATGTAAACATGGACAGGCCGGACACTACTTTCACTCTGGCGTATATAGTATTCacactgtgttttatttttacgCCAAATGAATTTCGTTCGGCTGGTTTTACGGTTCAGCATCTGTTTTCAGAATTGCTGGGCAGTGAAGACATCTGCTTTATTCAGCACCACATCAGGAGAACCACACTGACTCTACTCGCCCACTGCTTCTTACCGCTGGGTAATGTCACGTTCACGATTCTTGATCTTTAGTTTTGGTATTCTTTTTGTATGTTAGTAAATAATATAAAACCCTAAAGGCATTTTCTACACAAATAGAAGCGATACAAAAATGACCTACCGCTGTGTTTTATATGCTATATATTGCATACTGTTCTCACTAGTGCATCtcatttttaatttgtcaaagCAGTGTACAACAATAAACGATTCAAACTGTAGAATGTATATTGTTAACACTGACCTCATTTGAGCATTGTCCCATTTTAGGGATGTCCCATTGCATTGTGTGCTCTAGTTGAACACTGAGCATTGTGTTGTTCCATGCATAGCTACAGACCATTCTCAAACTGAACATGTATACTAAGCTCACTGATTCAAAAAACATGATATTGATACTAAAGATATATACTGACATGAACTGATAAAAAACATGTCCTACTTACAAATGTTAAAAATCAAGACATTCATAATCACAAAATTCTTTAGAAAGTtatattttaaggaaatatgtatACTCAAGCCATTTATTACTTAGAATTTTAAATAGTTATATAATGCATActctatacttggaagcacatgtaacttatctgccaaacaaagtgtttaaaaatgcaacacttTGGGAAAGTTTGGGATCTGtaaaatatcaaacaatacataaagtaaACTTTAAGTGATATTTTCCATAAAACTGCCTATAAAAGTTGTGTCCTTACTTGGTGTCAACGCTGTCAGATTTGttataatcctgaataaatcagaaaATGTCATGTTCAGCTGTAACTCTGAGTACCCCTTTCCCAGTTCCTgttcatggtggatgcaacagtaagACATGTGTTCTGGCATGCTTGACacatatttctttattattattatttgaaataaagtTTAAATCTCTGCGGTCACAGATTCAATATGTTAATTTCCTCATCCCATTCTGATAATTTCTGTTAAGAACTGTAAAATAATTTcggcatttgaatttagattatAGAAGCAGCTTCAACTGAGGAAAAACTAAAGGGCTCCAGAATACAACACatggttaagatggaaaaatattaaAGCTTGTCAACTCGCTCAGAATTTTCAGAATAGGGAGAAAACGGAAGAAAAAAATGATAGAATGTATTTTATCACTGCTCCTTTTCTGAACACTATTATTAGATAAAGACTTGATAAAGAATTAAAACTAagatttaaacatgttttgtcccttaccTGTGATCTCTGTGAGCTATACTAGAGATAGCGTAAGTATAGGCTTGACAACACATGACTAACatcacacaataaaataaaacataagaaGCATTGCACACTTcaaataacattgtttttccGAATGGTTGATGTCacctctagtgtgtgtgtgtgtgtgtgtgtgtgtgtgtgtgtgtgtgtgtgtgtgtgtgtgatgtcattttaTAACATAGACCTCATAGAACATAGACAATcatgtgaaatgtaaaaaaaaaaaaaaaaacctccactattagtggttaaattacacatttaccacaaaaGAATACAAGCTGTTGAGAGAATgcaatattactgatgtaaaaaacactatttgaaaaaagtaatttttgatcaaatctagacagaagcatcactccaacaccatatTCTTGAGTAACgctaatttggtactataaaatcacttgcaaaTATCAAACGCTTGAAAGCTATTTTATTCGTTAAATGAAGATTAacgttgtatttgtgtttgttttgtgttgccacagtatgcaatagactgtcaatattagatcaaaaatggcaaaaaacaaacccctttctctagaaactcaacagtcaatcattgttttgaagaatgaaggccttacaatgcttaaaattgccaaaaaacatttcatacaaagatgtccactacagtcttcaaagacaaaggacaactgtctctaacaaggacagaaagagatgtagaaggacagatgtacaactaaacaagaggataattacatcagagtctctggtttgagaaatagatgcctcacatgtcctccgctgacagcttcattgaattctacccgctcaacagcagtttcatgtacaacagtaaagagaagactcaggggtgcaggcactTATGGGAAGaagtgcaaagaaaaagccacttttgaaacagaaaaacaaaaagaaacggttctagtgggcaaagaaacagataattggaaaagagtgttatggatcttaaccccactgagcttttgtttgatcagttagactgtaaggtgcgtgagaagtgcccgacaagacggtCAAATCTAtgtcaagtgttacaggaagtgtggggtgaaatgtctccggagtatctgaacaaactgacagcttgaatgccaagaatctgcaaagctgtcattgctgcatttggaggattttttatgagaactctctgaagttgtttaagaagttctgaatgttttttcaaattataatagtactttttcacattattaatgtcctgactatagattgtgatcagttgaatgccactttggtgaataaaagtaccaatttcttcagCTGTAAGAGccacatctgtacattattccaaacttttggccggcagtatatatatttttcggACGAGACGATAAACTGAGGTCCTGATACTCTGTGTTCATTAAAAATCCCATGGCACtccttgtaaagagtaggggtgtaaccccagtgtcctggccaaattccccatTGGCACTTCtcagtcatggcctcctaataatccccatccaatAACTGGCACTATAACTCTACTTtttcctctccaccaatagctggtgtgtggtgagcgtactggcccactatggctgctgtcacatcatccaggtggatgctgcacaccgGTGGTGGTTGAGAAGAGTCCccttgttcactgtgtaaagtgctttgagtgtagtatcagaaaagtgctatgtaaatttaacattcaaatataactctccaataagtgaaaggaaagtatttggggtGATAAAAACCGTAACTTGTACTTGGGACTGAAAAGGCACCAAATTGTAGGAATGACACATTCAAACAATTGCTGTGTTTGCATACTAGACATACTATGTACTGCATACTGTTTAAAAATAGTATACAAGTACACTGTATGTTGCAAAAACAAAATTGATTTAGGCTGTTGTGCACTTCATTGTTGTCGCATGACCTTACTACATTTCcagattacttttatatttataagctttcaaaataatttaacagtttttttacAATTGCTATGACaattttttcaatacttttaacaaatttcctaaactcttaacgcaccaacacacctacaacacacaattgtcaaaacaattaatttcatgctcaaaatcacacattgtaaactaaactccaacactaattttcaaaataaaataatacactagcaacaatacactatgtctaccaaaacactgcaaacatgtctcaaaatcaaataatttttcaaaacacTAACATATGTTCTCGTCCAACAGGAAGATTTAGTCAATCATAGCACAATGTCATAAAAACACTAACATCAGATGGaattacagaaactgcattattttatatgtgtCAGGTCTTATACAacagacagtatattgtattgatcaTAGATTGTGTTTTGCACTGCAGTTTCTTTTGAAgcctctctacatttttgttttgttgggtttaggtcttttgctgcagaaattcaataaaaaaagaccCATCTCAGAGTGCTTTATAGAATGTCTTCATTTTTTCATTACAGTAACCATAC
This region of Xyrauchen texanus isolate HMW12.3.18 chromosome 23, RBS_HiC_50CHRs, whole genome shotgun sequence genomic DNA includes:
- the LOC127663291 gene encoding uncharacterized protein LOC127663291 isoform X1, whose translation is MSSVRRSTHFWSEEETDFLLQTLKEMNIDRYKDGRKNRNSLIFRKVCAKHKQAGFVRSCDQVKHRWKTLKSIYYKAKKLNQTSSNAAFKHFDTMEDIFGHRPLVMSNQAEVDIDFKVGSPLSESKCFLFEDECDDDNEVDDVEGGFQEIQSVKIEDDPLILTQQSNESSTSTESSTSTQLSISKENSTCTQPSTSRQPPVQGMLKSRRPCCTALHVQYQDFLERIQHSQNMWLERQLEQSHVREERLISRVLAEHTHSMEALVNQLFAGLRSLLPQPPPNIQSSPQSMHTPPEILNTYPHMNPDEHLPPANNPKSSIPP